In Candidatus Bathyarchaeota archaeon, one DNA window encodes the following:
- a CDS encoding DNA-directed RNA polymerase subunit A': MAGEELFKAVDSIRFNLLSPSEIRKMSVVEVQTADTYDEDGVPIPSGLMDGRLGTLEPRQKCKTCGNTAVNCPGHFGHIELAEPIIHVSFVKIIHRLLTSTCRNCGRILLPEDRISHYLNEIERRREVFNVAPESVYDAVYREARKSRECPHCGAEQYEIEYMKPTTFHEIREGGAVRLTPGAVRERLERISDDDLALYGINPKAARPEWAVLQVLPVPPVTVRPSITLESGVRSEDDLTHKLVDIIRINQKLKEALDSGVPVNIIQELHDLLQYHVTTYFDNEVSGIPPARHRSGRALKTLSQRLKGKEGRFRGNLSGKRVDFSARTVISPDPNLELNEVGVPIDVASRLTVPVKVTPWNLDEMRELVRNGPNKYPGALYVIRPDNRRVRLEFVSGREELAEALQPGFIVERHLKDGDIVLFNRQPSLHRMSIMAHRVKVLPYKTFRLNPCVCPPYNADFDGDEMNLHVPQSEEARTEARMLMQVQDQILSPRYGGPIIGAIRDHLSASYLLTHKSTYLTKDAVARLLVAAGYEGPLPEPEVKGPRPLWSGKQLFSLFIPKDLNFVSKSNICSIYKCEECLREGCPYDAYIVVKDGQLISGAIDKAAIGAEKSESLLHRIVKDYGSDYGKRFLDSISKLLDRFITLRGFTYSLDELDIPEEVRKDIDKIIEESENNVERLIEKFRTGELERLPGQTLEESLEIYIMNELSRARDKAGERVEEYFTLGNSGIVMAATGARGSMLNIGQMSACLGQQSIRGKRISRGYKGRTLPFFKPGDAGAAARGFVYSCYRDGLSPMEFFFHAMGGREGLVDTAVRTQQSGYMQRRLINALEHIRVEYDGTVRDSDGDIIQFNYGEDGVDAAKSDHGKAVNIENIIARVKLKHERGEAAPSGYIEEQVNKVASQLTPILHGTLMESLRRSGLTRKGVDEVIRSTLRSYRRSLIEAGEAAGIVSAQSIGEPGTQMTLRTFHYAGVRERNVTLGLPRLIEIVDARRTPSTPSMTIYLDEEHRRDRSLAEDIANMITHTAIRDIADLMESDIVEMTIRILLDPEAMAKRKVSLEEVKRALALPHCEVSVSGHEVTLEVKGRDIPQFRRLAAHIPDLKVKGLTAVKRALVVEEDGEWIIVTEGSSLKAIMTVPGVDPTRTISNNIHEVAEVLGIEAARNVIIKEALEVLEEQGLDVDIRHIMLVADAMTASGEVKQVGRHGISGGKASTLARAAFEITVPTLVDAALKGARDELKGVAENVIVGQQIPMGTGLIEVYMTMPERIDEGEGE; this comes from the coding sequence ATGGCCGGTGAGGAACTCTTCAAGGCCGTGGACTCAATAAGGTTCAATCTCCTATCTCCAAGTGAGATCAGGAAGATGTCCGTGGTCGAGGTGCAGACGGCGGACACCTACGATGAAGATGGAGTCCCCATACCCTCGGGTCTAATGGATGGAAGGCTCGGGACATTGGAGCCTAGGCAGAAATGTAAAACCTGTGGAAACACGGCGGTCAACTGCCCCGGCCACTTCGGGCACATAGAATTAGCTGAGCCGATAATCCACGTCTCATTCGTCAAGATCATACATAGGCTCCTCACATCCACCTGCAGGAATTGCGGGAGGATACTCCTCCCGGAGGATCGGATATCCCACTACTTAAATGAGATAGAGCGTAGGAGAGAGGTATTCAATGTAGCTCCTGAAAGCGTATACGATGCCGTTTACAGGGAGGCCAGGAAGTCCCGGGAATGCCCCCACTGTGGAGCTGAGCAATACGAGATAGAGTACATGAAGCCGACCACCTTCCATGAGATCAGGGAGGGCGGCGCAGTTAGGCTAACCCCCGGGGCTGTGAGGGAACGCCTAGAGAGGATATCGGACGACGACCTGGCGCTTTACGGCATAAACCCCAAGGCGGCGAGGCCGGAGTGGGCTGTGCTTCAAGTGCTCCCCGTTCCGCCCGTAACGGTGAGGCCCTCCATCACCTTGGAGTCCGGCGTGAGGTCTGAGGACGACCTAACCCATAAACTCGTAGATATAATAAGGATAAATCAGAAACTCAAGGAGGCATTGGACTCGGGGGTACCGGTGAACATAATACAGGAGCTCCACGACCTCCTCCAATACCATGTAACCACGTACTTCGACAATGAGGTGTCGGGCATCCCCCCGGCGAGGCATAGATCTGGGAGGGCGTTGAAGACGCTCTCCCAGAGGCTCAAGGGGAAGGAGGGAAGGTTTAGAGGCAACTTATCCGGGAAGAGGGTTGACTTCTCAGCTAGGACCGTTATATCTCCTGATCCCAACCTGGAGCTCAACGAGGTGGGCGTACCGATAGATGTAGCCTCCAGGCTGACGGTTCCGGTTAAGGTCACCCCCTGGAACCTAGATGAGATGAGGGAGCTGGTGCGGAACGGTCCAAATAAATATCCCGGCGCGTTGTACGTTATACGCCCGGACAACCGTAGGGTAAGGCTTGAATTCGTCTCCGGGAGGGAGGAGCTAGCTGAAGCCCTGCAACCCGGCTTCATAGTTGAGAGGCACCTAAAGGATGGGGACATCGTACTCTTCAATAGGCAGCCTTCGCTGCATCGCATGTCGATTATGGCCCATAGGGTTAAGGTCCTGCCCTATAAGACTTTCAGGCTTAATCCATGCGTATGTCCACCCTACAACGCGGACTTCGACGGGGATGAGATGAACCTCCACGTCCCGCAGAGCGAGGAGGCCCGCACGGAGGCCAGGATGCTGATGCAGGTTCAGGACCAGATATTATCTCCGAGGTACGGCGGCCCTATAATAGGGGCTATAAGGGATCATCTAAGCGCCTCATATCTTTTAACCCATAAATCCACGTACCTAACCAAGGATGCGGTGGCTAGGCTCCTGGTGGCGGCTGGATACGAGGGTCCCCTACCTGAGCCGGAGGTCAAGGGACCGAGGCCCTTATGGAGTGGAAAACAGCTGTTCAGCCTGTTCATCCCTAAGGACCTTAACTTCGTCTCAAAGTCCAACATATGCAGCATATATAAGTGTGAGGAATGCCTGAGGGAGGGCTGCCCATACGACGCCTATATAGTCGTAAAGGACGGCCAGCTTATAAGTGGGGCGATAGATAAGGCCGCCATCGGAGCTGAGAAATCCGAGAGCCTCCTGCACAGGATAGTGAAGGATTATGGATCGGATTACGGTAAGAGATTCCTGGACTCTATATCTAAGCTGCTGGACAGGTTCATAACCCTTAGGGGATTCACATATTCCCTAGATGAACTCGACATACCGGAGGAGGTCAGGAAGGACATCGATAAGATCATAGAGGAATCGGAGAATAACGTGGAAAGGCTCATAGAGAAGTTTAGGACGGGGGAGCTCGAGAGGCTTCCAGGGCAAACCCTAGAGGAATCCCTAGAGATATATATCATGAACGAGCTCTCAAGGGCCAGGGATAAGGCAGGAGAACGCGTAGAGGAATACTTCACTTTGGGAAACTCCGGTATAGTAATGGCTGCGACGGGGGCCCGTGGATCGATGCTGAACATAGGCCAGATGTCCGCCTGTCTAGGCCAGCAATCCATAAGGGGCAAACGCATCTCCAGGGGGTACAAGGGGAGGACCCTGCCGTTCTTCAAGCCTGGAGATGCAGGGGCGGCCGCGAGGGGTTTCGTCTATTCATGTTACAGGGACGGCCTAAGCCCCATGGAGTTTTTCTTCCACGCGATGGGGGGTAGGGAAGGCCTGGTGGATACGGCGGTGAGAACCCAGCAGAGCGGCTATATGCAAAGGAGGCTGATAAACGCTTTGGAGCATATACGCGTCGAATACGATGGAACCGTCAGAGACTCCGATGGAGACATAATACAATTCAATTATGGTGAGGATGGCGTCGACGCGGCTAAGAGCGACCATGGAAAAGCGGTAAACATAGAGAACATAATCGCGAGGGTAAAGTTGAAGCATGAGAGAGGAGAGGCGGCCCCCTCCGGCTACATAGAGGAGCAGGTGAATAAGGTGGCTTCCCAGCTCACCCCGATACTCCATGGAACCCTGATGGAATCCCTGAGGAGATCGGGGCTCACCAGGAAGGGGGTGGATGAGGTGATAAGGTCGACCCTTAGAAGCTATAGGAGATCTCTAATCGAGGCGGGCGAAGCCGCTGGGATAGTCTCAGCCCAATCCATAGGCGAGCCCGGAACCCAGATGACCCTGAGGACGTTCCATTACGCGGGGGTTAGGGAACGTAACGTAACCTTGGGCCTTCCAAGGCTGATAGAGATAGTCGATGCGCGGAGGACGCCCTCGACGCCTAGCATGACCATATACCTGGACGAGGAGCATAGGAGGGATAGGTCCCTAGCGGAGGACATAGCGAACATGATAACCCACACGGCGATCAGGGACATTGCAGACCTAATGGAGTCGGACATCGTAGAGATGACCATCAGGATCCTCCTGGACCCCGAGGCCATGGCTAAGAGGAAGGTTTCCCTGGAGGAGGTTAAGAGGGCCTTAGCCCTCCCCCACTGCGAGGTCTCGGTGAGCGGCCACGAGGTTACCTTGGAGGTCAAGGGCAGGGACATCCCCCAGTTCAGGCGTCTAGCCGCCCATATACCTGACTTGAAGGTGAAGGGGTTAACGGCTGTTAAGAGGGCTTTAGTGGTGGAGGAGGACGGTGAATGGATAATAGTCACGGAGGGGTCAAGCCTGAAGGCCATAATGACGGTGCCGGGGGTGGATCCCACGAGGACCATATCCAATAACATTCATGAGGTGGCTGAGGTATTAGGGATAGAGGCCGCTAGGAACGTTATAATAAAGGAGGCCCTTGAAGTCTTGGAGGAGCAGGGTTTAGACGTGGATATAAGGCATATCATGCTCGTGGCGGATGCCATGACCGCCTCCGGGGAGGTGAAGCAGGTGGGCCGGCATGGAATAAGCGGAGGAAAGGCGAGTACCCTGGCTAGGGCTGCATTCGAGATAACGGTCCCAACATTGGTGGACGCCGCGTTGAAGGGAGCCAGGGATGAGCTGAAGGGGGTTGCCGAAAACGTCATAGTTGGGCAGCAGATACCCATGGGCACGGGGCTCATAGAGGTCTACATGACCATGCCTGAGAGGATCGATGAAGGGGAAGGAGAGTAG
- a CDS encoding DNA-directed RNA polymerase subunit B encodes MGDHWGLIERFLQEEGLVRQHIDSYNDFIDHDIQSIIDETKEIPIEAEKYSLKVRFGKITVGTPRVIEVDGAERQIYPMEARIRNLTYSAPIHLEMTTVIDGREARTELVYIGDMPVMLKSKICPLSKLTPEELRRIGEDPLDPGGYFIINGSERVIVGLEDLAPNRILVESEHTGVTPTYKAKMFSTTVGFRARIEAKMKNDGAIYLSTPGIPVEVPIIIMIKALGVEEDVKIAGMVSPRDEIQAELAPSFEKASGVISQRDALQYLGNRLAPGQVEEYRMRKAENLIDRNLLPHIGTSPEKRIEKAYLLAEIARRIVELKLGIRDEDDKDHYANKRLKLAGPLLSDLFRIAFRTLTRDMKYQLEKVIIRRHGEILVSNAVRPGIITERLQHAIATGNWVRGRVGVTQLLDRTSYYSTLSHLRRLQSPLSRSQPNLEARDLHSTHWGRLCPNETPEGSNCGLVKNLALSSEISVGCPVEPVIEALKELGVTPMGEASKDLRLKGAKVFVDGILLGYTGDPETLVAAVRRKRRDGKLSHQINVAYHPAKSPEGEDEIIVNCDAGRVRRPLIVVEGGTPLLGGGDIAGVEKGEVSWLSLIERGVIEYLDSDEEENALVALDVHQITPETTHLEISPYAILGICASLIPYAEHNQSPRNAYESAMAKQALGVYASNYFNRVDSRAHILHYPQAPIVTTRSMKTTRYNRRPSGQNCVVAVLTYQSYNMEDAIIMNKSSVDRGLARSTFFRTYEGESRQYLGGLRDKFEIPEPNIRGYRGDQYYRLLEEDGIIPVEVEVEGNTVLIGRTSPPRFLEEYREFEVSGPARRDSSICMRPSELGVTDAVFITESIEGNKLVKVRVRDTRIPELGDKFASRHGQKGVIGLLVPAEDMPFTEYGLTPDIIINPHAFPSRMTIGQFIESIAGKLGAAEGRFIDGTPFGGEDRESLRRQLLRAGFQYNGREVLYNGISGEKLEVDVFMGIVYYQKLHHMVADKMHARARGQVQMLTRQPTEGRARGGGLRFGEMERDCLIGHGASALLMDRLLEESDKVTILVCEGCGLIAYYDAKQNRYVCRICGEKAKISPVALSYAFKLLLQELMALGIAPRLELKEKT; translated from the coding sequence ATGGGAGACCACTGGGGCCTGATAGAGAGATTCCTCCAGGAGGAGGGCCTGGTCAGGCAGCACATAGACTCCTATAACGACTTCATAGATCACGACATCCAATCCATAATAGATGAGACCAAGGAGATACCTATAGAGGCTGAGAAATACTCTTTAAAGGTAAGGTTCGGAAAGATAACCGTAGGCACACCTAGGGTTATAGAGGTAGACGGCGCCGAACGCCAGATATATCCCATGGAGGCCAGGATTAGAAACCTGACATATTCGGCTCCAATACACCTCGAGATGACCACGGTAATAGATGGCAGGGAGGCTAGGACGGAGCTCGTATACATAGGCGATATGCCCGTTATGCTGAAATCTAAGATCTGCCCCCTCAGCAAACTAACTCCAGAGGAGCTCCGTAGGATAGGCGAGGACCCCCTAGATCCCGGAGGATACTTCATAATAAACGGTTCGGAACGCGTAATAGTGGGGTTGGAGGATCTCGCCCCGAACAGGATCCTGGTGGAATCCGAGCATACAGGGGTCACCCCCACCTATAAGGCGAAGATGTTCTCCACGACGGTCGGGTTCAGGGCTCGGATAGAGGCTAAGATGAAGAACGACGGCGCCATATACCTCTCGACCCCGGGGATACCCGTCGAGGTACCCATCATAATAATGATAAAGGCCCTCGGAGTGGAGGAGGATGTGAAGATAGCTGGGATGGTATCCCCGCGGGATGAGATCCAGGCCGAGCTCGCCCCATCCTTCGAGAAGGCTTCAGGTGTAATATCCCAGAGGGATGCGTTGCAATACCTCGGGAACCGGCTGGCCCCAGGCCAGGTTGAAGAGTACCGGATGAGAAAAGCTGAAAACCTTATAGATAGGAACCTCCTCCCGCACATAGGGACCAGCCCTGAGAAAAGGATCGAGAAGGCCTATCTCCTAGCGGAGATAGCGCGTAGAATCGTGGAGTTAAAGCTCGGGATAAGAGACGAAGACGATAAAGACCATTACGCGAATAAGAGACTGAAGCTCGCAGGCCCCCTGCTATCCGACCTCTTCAGGATAGCTTTCAGGACCCTTACAAGGGACATGAAATACCAGCTTGAAAAGGTGATAATAAGGCGGCACGGCGAAATACTGGTATCCAACGCCGTCCGGCCGGGGATAATCACTGAGAGGCTGCAACACGCGATAGCCACCGGCAACTGGGTGAGGGGAAGGGTTGGGGTAACCCAGCTACTGGACAGGACCAGCTATTACTCGACGTTGAGCCACCTCCGGAGGCTTCAATCCCCCCTGAGCAGGAGCCAACCAAACCTGGAGGCGAGGGATCTACACTCAACCCATTGGGGGAGGCTATGTCCAAACGAGACCCCTGAGGGCTCGAACTGCGGCTTAGTGAAGAACTTAGCCCTATCCTCCGAGATCTCAGTGGGCTGTCCCGTAGAGCCTGTGATCGAGGCTCTCAAAGAGCTGGGAGTAACCCCTATGGGCGAAGCCTCCAAGGACCTCCGCCTTAAAGGCGCAAAGGTCTTCGTGGATGGGATACTGCTAGGATACACGGGGGATCCGGAAACCCTGGTGGCAGCCGTAAGGAGGAAACGCAGGGATGGGAAGCTGAGCCACCAAATAAACGTGGCCTATCATCCAGCCAAAAGCCCCGAGGGAGAGGATGAGATAATCGTGAACTGCGATGCGGGAAGGGTCCGCAGACCCTTAATCGTCGTGGAGGGCGGAACCCCACTACTAGGCGGGGGAGATATAGCCGGGGTCGAGAAGGGGGAGGTGAGCTGGCTTTCCCTAATAGAGAGGGGTGTGATAGAATACCTGGACTCGGATGAGGAGGAGAACGCCCTGGTCGCCCTGGACGTCCACCAGATCACCCCCGAGACTACGCATTTGGAGATATCCCCCTACGCCATCCTCGGGATATGCGCCTCCCTAATACCATACGCGGAGCATAATCAGTCTCCTAGAAACGCCTATGAATCAGCCATGGCTAAACAAGCCCTCGGAGTATACGCCAGCAATTACTTCAACAGGGTCGACTCCAGGGCCCACATCCTGCATTATCCCCAAGCTCCCATAGTTACAACTAGGAGCATGAAGACCACCCGGTACAACCGCCGCCCCTCAGGACAAAACTGTGTGGTGGCGGTGCTGACATACCAGAGCTACAACATGGAAGACGCGATAATAATGAATAAGTCCTCCGTGGACAGGGGACTCGCCAGGTCCACGTTCTTCAGGACCTATGAAGGCGAATCCAGGCAGTACCTGGGAGGGCTCAGGGATAAGTTCGAGATACCTGAACCCAACATAAGGGGGTATAGGGGGGACCAATACTACAGGCTTCTCGAGGAGGACGGGATAATACCGGTGGAGGTGGAGGTGGAGGGGAACACCGTCCTCATAGGGAGGACGAGCCCCCCGAGGTTCCTAGAGGAGTACAGGGAATTCGAGGTTTCAGGTCCTGCCCGAAGGGACTCCTCGATATGCATGCGCCCCTCAGAGCTAGGCGTCACCGATGCAGTCTTCATAACGGAGTCCATCGAAGGAAACAAGCTGGTGAAAGTCCGTGTTAGAGATACAAGGATCCCTGAACTAGGCGATAAATTCGCCTCAAGGCACGGTCAGAAAGGGGTTATAGGCCTACTGGTCCCAGCGGAGGATATGCCCTTCACGGAGTACGGCTTAACACCGGATATAATAATAAACCCCCACGCATTTCCGTCGAGGATGACTATAGGACAGTTCATAGAATCAATAGCGGGTAAACTGGGCGCGGCTGAGGGGAGATTTATAGACGGTACCCCGTTCGGAGGGGAGGACCGGGAATCCCTGAGGAGGCAGCTCTTAAGGGCGGGTTTCCAGTACAACGGTCGGGAAGTATTATACAATGGTATAAGCGGCGAGAAGCTTGAAGTGGATGTGTTCATGGGGATCGTATATTATCAGAAGCTCCACCACATGGTTGCGGATAAGATGCACGCCAGGGCGAGGGGGCAGGTCCAGATGCTCACGCGCCAGCCTACGGAGGGGAGGGCCCGCGGAGGAGGCTTAAGGTTTGGAGAGATGGAGCGGGACTGCCTGATAGGCCATGGGGCGTCCGCCCTGTTGATGGACCGCCTACTCGAGGAGTCGGATAAGGTCACCATCCTGGTATGCGAGGGATGCGGATTAATAGCATACTACGATGCGAAACAGAACCGGTACGTATGCCGTATATGCGGCGAAAAAGCTAAGATATCCCCTGTAGCCCTGTCATACGCGTTCAAGCTCCTACTCCAGGAGCTGATGGCCTTGGGTATAGCTCCTAGACTGGAGTTGAAGGAGAAGACCTAG
- a CDS encoding DNA-directed RNA polymerase subunit H, with product MKREDKRTYNVLNHVLVPRHVLLTEEEAEELLKKYHVKPYQLPYIKVSDPAAKAIGARPGDIIKIIRRSPTAGEATAYRYVVED from the coding sequence GTGAAAAGAGAGGATAAGCGGACCTACAACGTATTAAACCATGTATTGGTCCCCAGGCATGTGCTCCTCACGGAGGAGGAGGCCGAGGAACTGCTAAAGAAATATCATGTAAAACCTTATCAGCTACCGTATATTAAGGTATCCGATCCAGCTGCGAAGGCCATAGGGGCAAGGCCTGGAGATATAATAAAGATAATAAGGCGGAGCCCCACCGCCGGCGAAGCTACAGCCTATAGATACGTTGTGGAGGACTAG
- a CDS encoding tetrahydromethanopterin S-methyltransferase subunit H — MPPIYTGMFRFKVEQKRFRIGDVEVGGEPGRRPICLIGTIFYSKERLHLDEDKGEFDKEEAERLIGLQEEFSDKTGNPCMLDVVGSTAESLVRHLEFAAAVTDMPLLVDGVTAEVRIEAVKRLKELGLKEPLVYNSLTPDFKPEELTALKISGIDAAVILTFSSKAFTSKGRVDAAKKTLEMVGDVVKRPLVDTAVLDIPTLGSASKAMMEVKNELGLPAGCGAHNAVETWRGLKSKMGIQARDPSLASASVIAACFGADFILYGPIEHAPKVFPAVAMVDAALGYLSFEDGCRPKPPHPLFKIA, encoded by the coding sequence ATGCCTCCCATCTATACAGGTATGTTCAGGTTTAAAGTTGAACAGAAGAGGTTTAGGATAGGCGATGTGGAGGTAGGCGGGGAGCCGGGCAGGCGTCCGATCTGCCTTATCGGAACCATCTTTTACTCTAAGGAGAGGCTTCACCTTGACGAGGATAAGGGGGAGTTCGATAAGGAAGAAGCTGAGAGGCTTATAGGTTTACAGGAGGAATTCTCCGATAAAACGGGTAACCCATGCATGTTGGATGTGGTTGGATCCACGGCTGAGTCCCTGGTACGCCATTTAGAGTTCGCCGCCGCCGTTACGGATATGCCCTTACTGGTGGATGGGGTTACGGCCGAGGTTAGGATAGAGGCTGTTAAGAGACTTAAGGAGTTGGGATTGAAGGAGCCTTTAGTGTATAATTCCCTTACACCAGATTTTAAGCCTGAGGAGCTCACCGCTTTGAAGATCTCCGGGATCGACGCCGCCGTAATATTGACTTTTTCATCCAAGGCCTTCACCAGCAAGGGGAGGGTAGACGCCGCCAAGAAGACCCTAGAGATGGTCGGCGACGTGGTTAAACGCCCCTTAGTGGACACGGCCGTCTTGGACATACCTACCCTGGGTTCAGCCTCTAAGGCTATGATGGAGGTTAAAAACGAGCTGGGCCTTCCAGCCGGCTGCGGCGCCCACAATGCAGTCGAGACCTGGAGGGGCCTGAAGAGCAAGATGGGGATTCAAGCCAGGGATCCCTCATTGGCCTCGGCCTCCGTTATAGCCGCGTGTTTCGGCGCCGACTTCATACTGTATGGTCCCATAGAGCATGCGCCCAAGGTTTTCCCAGCCGTGGCGATGGTGGATGCCGCCCTAGGTTACTTATCTTTCGAGGATGGATGCCGCCCTAAGCCCCCCCATCCCCTCTTCAAGATAGCCTGA
- a CDS encoding histidinol-phosphate transaminase gives MKLRVKPELKDLESYKPGKPASELKRELGLKKVIKLASNENPYRPPRRVLEALRRAILEVNRYPDSSCYHLREKLSRRYGVEGNRIIFGNGSDELVTLALRALLDKGDEVLMAYPTFLIYHIASKAAGLRIRRVPLKNYRYDLDAMAGAVTPTTKLIFIANPDNPTGTYVTRGEVERFLDEVPEDVIIFFDEAYFEYARDLGDYPDSLRYHDGKGNIITARTFSKAYGIAGLRVGYAIAEPSIIELMNKVRSPFNVNSLAQIAAEAALDEEEYVKRVVEKTEKGKRQLYEGLKDLGLEYIPSAANFVLIRLGGGAAAIAQELMMKGIITRYMGPWGLPEHIRVTVGTEEENRVFLKALGESIKVLR, from the coding sequence TTGAAGTTGAGGGTTAAGCCTGAGCTCAAGGATCTGGAGTCCTATAAGCCGGGTAAGCCTGCATCGGAGTTGAAGAGAGAGCTGGGCCTGAAGAAGGTGATTAAATTGGCTTCGAATGAGAATCCCTATAGGCCTCCGAGGAGGGTTTTAGAAGCCTTAAGGAGGGCGATCTTAGAGGTTAACCGGTATCCGGATAGCAGCTGCTATCACCTCAGGGAGAAGCTCTCCAGGAGATACGGGGTGGAGGGTAACCGGATAATTTTCGGTAACGGATCGGATGAGCTGGTTACACTCGCCTTGAGGGCTTTACTGGATAAGGGAGACGAAGTTTTGATGGCTTATCCCACATTCCTGATCTACCATATAGCATCGAAGGCTGCAGGCCTCAGAATAAGAAGGGTTCCGTTGAAGAACTACAGGTACGACCTCGATGCCATGGCGGGGGCCGTCACCCCCACTACAAAGCTGATATTCATCGCGAACCCAGACAATCCCACGGGAACCTATGTCACAAGAGGAGAGGTGGAGAGGTTCCTGGACGAGGTGCCTGAAGACGTGATAATCTTCTTCGACGAGGCCTATTTTGAATACGCCCGGGATCTCGGAGACTATCCCGACTCCCTGAGATATCATGACGGGAAAGGTAACATCATCACCGCCCGAACCTTCTCCAAGGCTTATGGGATCGCGGGTCTAAGGGTAGGTTACGCGATAGCTGAGCCTTCGATCATAGAGTTGATGAACAAGGTTAGAAGCCCATTCAACGTTAATTCCCTAGCGCAGATAGCGGCTGAGGCTGCGCTGGACGAGGAGGAGTACGTGAAAAGGGTGGTGGAGAAGACCGAGAAGGGTAAGAGGCAGCTCTACGAGGGCTTAAAGGACCTAGGCTTAGAATATATTCCAAGCGCGGCAAATTTCGTGCTGATAAGGCTTGGAGGAGGCGCCGCCGCGATCGCCCAGGAATTGATGATGAAGGGTATCATAACCCGTTACATGGGTCCATGGGGTTTACCGGAGCATATACGGGTCACGGTGGGTACGGAGGAGGAGAACAGGGTCTTCCTGAAGGCTCTAGGGGAATCCATTAAGGTGTTAAGGTAG
- a CDS encoding adenosylhomocysteinase — translation MAEFRVKDLGLAEEGLKSISWAESRMPVLMEVKRRFERVKPLEGLVVGGCLHVTKETAVLARVLASGGATVALCGSNPLSTQDGVAAALAQEGFHVYAWRGQSEAEYYECIRHVLDWRPGITLDDGGDLTIQLHRMGGEALKTVIGGTEETTTGVLRLRALDRDGALRYPVIAVNEAQSKSLFDNPLGTGQSALDGVIRATNILLAGMNVVVAGYGRVGSGIAERARGMGARVTVVECHPIRALKAAMSGFQVASMAEASAYGDLFITATGDVNVIRKEHFRNMKDGAILANAGHFDVEVSKDGLAELSAEHRRISECVEEYRLRDGRRLYLLADGRLVNLVCGEGHPSDVMDLSFSLQALCVEYLYGNKGRLPVKVLDVPEDIDMEVAGLKLRCMGISLEELTEEQRRYLSSWDLGT, via the coding sequence TTGGCGGAGTTCAGGGTTAAGGATCTAGGATTGGCTGAGGAGGGTTTAAAAAGCATTTCATGGGCTGAATCCAGGATGCCCGTCTTGATGGAGGTTAAGCGGAGGTTTGAGCGGGTTAAGCCTTTGGAGGGTTTGGTTGTAGGCGGGTGCCTCCACGTGACTAAAGAGACGGCTGTACTGGCTAGGGTTCTGGCCTCCGGCGGGGCAACTGTTGCACTTTGCGGTTCGAACCCCCTCTCCACGCAGGATGGGGTTGCAGCGGCCCTGGCCCAGGAGGGGTTCCACGTCTATGCTTGGAGGGGGCAGAGCGAAGCGGAGTACTACGAGTGTATCAGGCACGTCCTGGATTGGAGGCCTGGGATCACCCTAGATGACGGTGGGGACTTAACGATTCAGCTCCACAGGATGGGCGGCGAGGCTTTAAAGACGGTGATCGGGGGGACGGAGGAGACCACCACCGGGGTTTTAAGGTTGAGGGCCCTGGACAGGGATGGCGCCCTGAGGTACCCGGTGATAGCCGTCAACGAGGCTCAGAGTAAGAGCCTATTCGATAACCCCCTCGGGACGGGTCAATCAGCTCTGGACGGGGTTATAAGGGCTACAAACATCCTCCTGGCTGGGATGAACGTGGTGGTCGCGGGATACGGGAGGGTCGGCTCAGGCATAGCGGAGAGGGCGAGGGGGATGGGGGCGAGGGTTACCGTCGTGGAATGCCATCCCATAAGGGCTCTGAAGGCCGCCATGTCAGGGTTCCAAGTCGCTTCAATGGCTGAGGCCTCAGCCTACGGGGACCTCTTCATAACGGCCACCGGGGACGTCAACGTCATCAGGAAGGAGCACTTCAGAAACATGAAGGATGGAGCTATCCTAGCCAATGCGGGCCACTTCGACGTGGAGGTCTCAAAGGATGGGTTGGCTGAGCTCTCAGCGGAGCATAGACGGATATCCGAATGCGTGGAGGAGTATAGGCTTAGGGATGGGAGGCGGCTTTACCTCCTCGCGGATGGGAGGCTCGTGAACCTCGTATGCGGGGAGGGGCATCCCAGCGACGTCATGGACCTCTCCTTCTCCCTACAAGCGTTATGCGTCGAATACCTGTATGGAAATAAGGGTAGGTTGCCGGTGAAGGTCCTGGACGTCCCGGAGGATATCGATATGGAGGTGGCTGGGCTGAAGCTGAGATGCATGGGCATAAGCCTGGAAGAGCTTACGGAGGAGCAGAGGCGATACCTCTCCAGCTGGGATCTGGGAACCTAG